CTTGTGCAGTCGGTTCTTGCAGTGTAGAGGCCCATTTGCCAAGAGAAGGCATCCTTTGGTGGACTCAGCTGTAGTCGCAGAAATAAGGCGATGTCTGGATGAAGGGATTGAATTCCAAGGGGAGCTTTTGAACTTCCGAAAAGATGGATCTCCTTTGCTGAATAGACTGCGGCTAACTCCCATTTATGGAGATGACGAGGTAATCACGCATGTCATTGGGATACAATTCTTCACTGAAGCCAACATTGACCTTGGTCCAATATCTGGGAAGGACTCTGCAAAATCAACTGAACGATTTCGTACTGGTCTatcctttctccctttcttgTCAACGGGGGATCGAAATGTTGCACGTGGGATGTGTGGGATattgcaattgagtgatgaggTAATTTCACTTAAGATACTTTCAAGATTGACTCCAAGAGATATTGCAGCGGTTGGCTCTGTCTCTAGACGATTCTACGCTCTTACAAAGAATGAAGACCTATGGAGAATGGTCTGCCAGAACGCTTGGGGAAGTGAAACTACCCGTCTCTTGGAAATTGTGCCTGGTGCAAAGAGACTAGGTTGGGGTCGGCTTGCAAGGGAGCTGACCACCCTCGAAGCTGCAGCTTGGAGGAAGCTAACTGTTGGAGGTGCTGTTGAACCCTCACGATGCAACTTCAGTGCTTGTGCAGTTGGCAATCGAGTTGTCCTATTCGGAGGCGAAGGAGTTAACATGCAACCAATGAATGATACTTTTGTATTGGATCTGAATTCTAGCAATCCGGAGTGGCGACATGTCCAAGTCAGCTCTCCTCCGCCAGGTCGTTGGGGTCATACACTTTCCTGTGTGAATGGTTCCCACTTGGTTGTATTTGGAGGCTGTGGAAGGCAAGGCTTACTTAATGATGTTTTCCTGCTGGATTTGGATGCAAACCCCCCAACATGGCGGGAGATATCTGGATTGGCTCCTCCTCTTCCGAGATCATGGCACAGTTCTTGCACCCTTGATGGCAGCAAATTGATAGTTTCCGGTGGTTGTGCGGATTCTGGCGTCCTTCTGAGTGATACTTTTCTGCTTGATCTCTCGATGGAGAAACCTGTCTGGAGAGAGATCCCAGCAGCATGGACACCACCGTCCCGGTTAGGGCACACTTTGACGGTTTATGGTGGGAGAAAGATACTGATGTTCGGTGGCTTGGCGAAAAGTGGGCCTCTTCGATTTCGTTCCAGTGATGTCTTCACAATGGATCTAAGTGAGGAGGAACCTTGTTGGAGATGCGTAACAGGAAGCGGAATGCCTGGAGCTGGAAATCCTGGTGGCATAGCTCCTCCTCCAAGACTTGACCATGTGGCTGTGAGCCTTCCCGGTGGGAGGATTCTCATCTTCGGTGGATCTGTTGCTGGTCTTCACTCTGCCTCACAACTCTATTTGCTGGATCCTACCGATGAAAAGCCCACATGGAGGATACTAAATGTTCCCGGGAGACCGCCGAGATTTGCTTGGGGTCACAGTACTTGTGTTGTTGGAGGGACGAGAGCCATTGTCCTAGGGGGTCAAACTGGGGAGGAGTGGATGCTCACTGATCTCCACGAGCTGTCGTTGGCAGGTTCCCTTATTTGATTGACA
This genomic stretch from Eucalyptus grandis isolate ANBG69807.140 chromosome 3, ASM1654582v1, whole genome shotgun sequence harbors:
- the LOC104435947 gene encoding adagio protein 1 produces the protein MEWDSSSSNSDLSGDEEEPGFMLNDGGPIPFPVENLIQIASPCGFVVTDALEPDHPIIYVNAVFEKITGYRAEEVLGRNCRFLQCRGPFAKRRHPLVDSAVVAEIRRCLDEGIEFQGELLNFRKDGSPLLNRLRLTPIYGDDEVITHVIGIQFFTEANIDLGPISGKDSAKSTERFRTGLSFLPFLSTGDRNVARGMCGILQLSDEVISLKILSRLTPRDIAAVGSVSRRFYALTKNEDLWRMVCQNAWGSETTRLLEIVPGAKRLGWGRLARELTTLEAAAWRKLTVGGAVEPSRCNFSACAVGNRVVLFGGEGVNMQPMNDTFVLDLNSSNPEWRHVQVSSPPPGRWGHTLSCVNGSHLVVFGGCGRQGLLNDVFLLDLDANPPTWREISGLAPPLPRSWHSSCTLDGSKLIVSGGCADSGVLLSDTFLLDLSMEKPVWREIPAAWTPPSRLGHTLTVYGGRKILMFGGLAKSGPLRFRSSDVFTMDLSEEEPCWRCVTGSGMPGAGNPGGIAPPPRLDHVAVSLPGGRILIFGGSVAGLHSASQLYLLDPTDEKPTWRILNVPGRPPRFAWGHSTCVVGGTRAIVLGGQTGEEWMLTDLHELSLAGSLI